In Vigna radiata var. radiata cultivar VC1973A chromosome 3, Vradiata_ver6, whole genome shotgun sequence, the following proteins share a genomic window:
- the LOC106757401 gene encoding probable membrane-associated kinase regulator 3 gives MGTKREPSVHVDEDYIHIELRSSPNFSYSYSILNREFEFQNKEESTTSPADELFYKGKLLPLHLPPRLEMVEKLLQNADATFAFARSHSSLEESRFLSTNAITPLESCNISPSESRRVSSCETLSSEYQFDWSSEIQGLVSDHHHLPKKQTKHFWLAQRLKASKTYFKSLFGKSGCSDKKTCAGDATSKVGVVKKPKCKECQNMEYAKDDTGKNRNKNKKPFELFCDNKHRRQRSCMVKNSDVVEDGFTNSSRRSFSGVIQRHYASKSSSLSSSSSGSSSSSSSFSLSSAGSYELQLFNKSISAELENSIESAIAHCKKSQEKGGSTNVCSKSAVCGNKELISSTWENHRRESAIVKKNDFLI, from the coding sequence ATGGGCACAAAAAGAGAACCCTCGGTTCATGTAGACGAAGACTACATTCATATTGAGCTAAGATCTTCTCCCAACTTCTCTTACTCTTACTCCATTCTCAACAGAGAATTTGAGTTCCAAAATAAGGAAGAATCTACAACTTCCCCTGCTGATGAACTCTTCTACAAAGGAAAACTCCTTCCTCTTCACCTCCCTCCTCGCCTAGAAATGGTGGAAAAACTCCTCCAGAACGCTGATGCAACCTTTGCCTTCGCAAGATCACACTCATCATTGGAAGAAAGTAGGTTTCTTTCAACAAATGCCATCACCCCTCTTGAATCCTGCAACATCTCTCCCTCCGAGTCACGCAGGGTTAGTTCCTGCGAAACGCTTTCTTCTGAGTATCAATTTGATTGGTCCTCTGAGATACAAGGCTTGGTCAGTGATCATCACCATCTTCCAAAGAAGCAAACCAAGCACTTCTGGCTCGCTCAAAGGCTCAAGGCTTCAAAAACTTACTTCAAATCTTTGTTCGGCAAATCTGGCTGCTCAGATAAGAAGACCTGTGCCGGTGATGCAACAAGCAAAGTGGGTGTAGTGAAGAAACCGAAATGCAAGGAGTGCCAGAACATGGAATACGCGAAGGATGATACCGggaaaaacagaaacaaaaacaaaaaaccgtTTGAGCTTTTTTGTGACAACAAGCACCGTAGGCAGAGATCTTGTATGGTCAAGAACAGTGACGTGGTTGAAGATGGGTTCACTAACAGCAGCAGAAGGTCTTTCTCTGGGGTGATTCAACGGCATTATGCTTCAAAGTCTTCATCTTTGTCCTCCTCTTCTTCTGGgtcatcctcttcttcttcgtcttttTCACTCAGTTCAGCTGGGTCTTATGAGTTGCAGTTGTTCAACAAGAGTATAAGTGCGGAGCTGGAGAATTCAATCGAGAGTGCCATCGCTCATTGTAAAAAGTCCCAGGAAAAGGGTGGTTCGACCAATGTTTGTTCAAAATCTGCAGTCTGTGGAAATAAGGAATTGATAAGCAGCACTTGGGAGAACCACCGAAGGGAAAGTGCGATTGTTAAAAAGAACGACTTTCTCATTTGA
- the LOC106756689 gene encoding protein GPR107-like: MAMAEMRTAFSLLIFFFLLSPSTAEIKSLTISSDTRPMILFEKFGFTHKGHVSIAVSSVSVGVLSSAVQPESSRLGFFLLNEESLLQVLMEIQQNPSFCVLDSHYILLLFTFRDLSPPPLASFNRSYPVTSPNEYSLFFANCAPETSVTMVVHTEAYNLDSDASRDYLSAGQTQLPSLFFLFSITYFAIFVFWLYICYTNRRSVHRIHILMALLLLMKALNLICAAEDKHYVKVTGLPHGWDVLFYIFQFIRVVLLFTVIVLIGTGWSFLKPFLQDREKKVLMIVIPLQVLANLASVVIGETGPFIKDWVTWNQVFLLVDIICCCAIIFPIVWSIRSLRETSKTDGKASRNLAKLTLFRQFYIVVIGYLYFTRIVVFALRTIAAYKFQWVSNAAEETASLAFYVVMFYMFRPVEKNEYFVLDEEEEEAAEIALKDEDFEL; encoded by the coding sequence ATGGCCATGGCCGAAATGCGAACGGCATTCTCGCtgctcatcttcttcttccttctctccCCCTCCACGGCGGAGATAAAGTCCCTCACCATAAGCTCCGACACCCGCCCCATGATCCTGTTCGAGAAATTCGGGTTTACTCACAAAGGCCATGTGTCCATTGCAGTGTCCTCTGTCTCCGTGGGCGTGCTCTCCTCGGCGGTGCAGCCGGAATCGTCGCGGTTGGGATTCTTCCTCCTGAACGAAGAGTCTCTCCTCCAAGTGCTGATGGAGATCCAACAGAACCCTTCCTTCTGCGTCCTCGACTCCCACTACATCCTCCTCCTCTTCACATTCCGCGACCTCTCCCCTCCCCCCTTGGCCTCCTTCAACCGCTCGTACCCGGTCACCTCCCCCAACGAGTATAGCCTCTTCTTCGCCAACTGCGCACCGGAAACCTCGGTCACCATGGTCGTCCACACCGAGGCCTACAATCTCGACTCCGACGCTTCCCGCGACTACCTCTCCGCCGGTCAGACCCAGCTCCCCtccctcttcttcctcttctccataACCTACTTCGCCATCTTCGTCTTCTGGCTCTACATCTGCTACACCAACAGGCGCTCCGTTCACCGCATTCACATCCTCATGGCTCTCTTGCTCCTCATGAAGGCCTTGAATCTAATCTGCGCCGCCGAGGATAAGCATTACGTAAAAGTCACCGGCCTCCCTCATGGCTGGGATGtgttgttttatatatttcagTTCATCCGCGTTGTTTTGCTCTTCACCGTCATCGTTTTGATAGGAACAGGATGGTCTTTTCTCAAGCCCTTTTTGCAGGACAGGGAGAAGAAGGTGTTAATGATTGTGATCCCGCTTCAGGTTCTGGCTAACTTGGCTTCCGTTGTGATTGGGGAAACCGGGCCTTTTATAAAAGACTGGGTTACTTGGAACCAGGTGTTTTTGCTTGTGGATATTATATGCTGTTGTGCTATTATTTTCCCCATTGTTTGGTCTATAAGGTCGCTGAGAGAGACCTCCAAAACTGATGGGAAGGCTTCGAGGAATTTGGCTAAGTTAACGCTTTTCAGACAGTTTTATATTGTTGTTATTGGCTACTTGTATTTCACCAGAATAGTGGTGTTTGCTTTGAGGACTATTGCGGCTTATAAGTTCCAATGGGTAAGCAATGCCGCGGAGGAAACTGCTAGTCTTGCGTTTTATGTTGTCATGTTCTACATGTTTAGACCTGTGGAGAAGAATGAGTACTTTGTGcttgatgaggaggaggaggaggctGCGGAGATTGCTCTCAAGGATGAAGATTTTGAGCTTTGA
- the LOC106757789 gene encoding phosphatidate phosphatase PAH1 gives MNVVGKVGSLITQGVYSVATPFHPFGGAVDVIVVQQQDGTFRCTPWYVRFGKFQGVLKGAEKVVRINVNGVESHFHMYLDNSGEAYFVKEVDDDGGDNGIKSNGTAGNSECSQEDDGVEIDEKNNSYLSIDGRVGHRFDHSISDSGVRYLTGEGHSSVLSQLQRAESDVDRRFYEFPDDQPSFEGSLDVSEYDSTRYENLDVDNFMDSQGSHPEVVLVSVDGHVLTAPISESEQNEDNVQLKNPQFHLGPGEGTDFYEGNGELISDENAWTADYVSPLDASSSYDTKVADDTSGLLLEAQGQGEINCHTEESLVIKNQENHLLQTDSEEAVSCMKRESVFKSCLELREFTQQAGNDDLQDLDSSLGVQNSAEESNANISITDENKDENIQVDIQDVDSSLEVRNISEKLIANGSITDENKQENIDQCRKSDRLSPLSVPSSFDDHSSPELEVEPQVVDRDASVKVDTGSGSHYGAKDVIECNDERVGESVSNDHVDDSEQTPALEDGNKKSELTEPQIVTSIDEDQCHSALRFEASLCGHELKVGMGLVAAAEVFEAHRISAEEFRSSASSIIKNENLVLKFRESYLRWEKAAPLVLGKTIFGLDLPVDPKDTIPVRQDDTVKATDEVSGPASSGRRWRLWPIPFRRVKTIEHTDSESNEDVFVDSESDWQTSTVEPSPTSARNESPRKQFVRTNVPSNEMIASLNLKDGQNLVTFSFSSRVLGKQQVDAHIYLWKWNARIVISDVDGTITKSDVLGQVMPLVGRDWTQSGVARLFSAIKENGYQLLFLSARAIVQAYLTRNFLVNLKQDGKNLPNGPVVISPDGLFPSLYREVIRRAPHEFKIACLEDIKRLFPSDYNPFYAGFGNRDTDELSYRKMGIPKGKIFIINPKGEVATSHRIDSKSYTSLHTLVNDMFPPTSLVEQEDFNSWNYWRMPFPEVD, from the exons ATGAATGTGGTGGGCAAAGTTGGAAGCTTGATAACCCAAGGTGTCTATTCAGTTGCGACCCCTTTTCATCCATTTGGTGGGGCGGTTGATGTCATTGTTGTTCAGCAGCAAGATGGCACGTTCCGCTGCACGCCGTGGTATGTTCGCTTTGGTAAGTTTCAAGGTGTGCTCAAAGGTGCCGAAAAGGTTGTTCGGATAAACGTCAATGGGGTTGAATCACACTTCCACATGTATCTTGACAATTCGGGGGAGGCTTATTTTGTAAAAGAGGTGGATGATGATGGTGGTGATAATGGAATAAAGTCAAATGGGACTGCTGGTAACTCTGAGTGTAgtcaagaagacgatggtgtcgaaattgatgaaaaaaataatagttatctGAGCATTGATGGTAGAGTTGGTCACAGATTTGACCATAGCATATCTGATTCAGGGGTGCGGTATCTTACTGGTGAAGGCCATTCCTCAGTTTTGTCACAACTCCAAAGGGCAGAATCTGATGTCGATAGGAGATTTTATGAGTTCCCAGATGATCAACCCTCTTTTGAAGGTTCACTTGATGTTTCGGAATATGATTCTACTAGATATGAGAATCTAGACGTGGATAATTTTATGGACTCACAGGGCTCCCATCCGGAGGTGGTTTTGGTTAGTGTTGATGGTCATGTATTGACGGCCCCTATCTCAGAATCGGAGCAGAATGAGGACAATGTTCAGTTAAAAAATCCTCAATTTCATCTAGGCCCAGGTGAAGGGACTGACTTTTATGAGGGCAATGGGGAACTTATTTCTGATGAAAATGCTTGGACTGCTGATTATGTTAGTCCGCTGGATGCTTCTAGTAGTTATGACACTAAGGTAGCTGATGATACTTCCGGGCTCTTGTTGGAAGCTCAAGGACAGGGGGAAATTAATTGTCACACTGAGGAAAGCTTAGTGattaaaaatcaagaaaatcaTCTTTTGCAAACTGATTCAGAAGAGGCTGTATCTTGTATGAAGAGAGAGAGTGTCTTCAAAAGTTGTTTGGAATTACGTGAATTTACTCAGCAGGCTGGAAACGATGATTTACAAGATCTAGATTCTTCATTGGGGGTTCAAAATTCAGCAGAGGAATCCAATGCAAATATTTCAATTACTGATGAGAATAAAGACGAAAACATTCAGGTTGATATACAAGATGTAGATTCTTCACTGGAGGTTCGAAATATATCAGAGAAATTAATTGCAAATGGTTCAATTACTGatgaaaataaacaagaaaacatCGATCAATGTAGAAAAAGTGACAGGTTATCTCCGCTTAGTGTGCCTTCTTCCTTTGATGACCATAGTTCTCCAGAATTAGAAGTAGAACCTCAAGTGGTTGATAGAGACGCATCAGTGAAAGTTGACACTGGTTCTGGCAGTCATTACGGTGCTAAAGATGTTATTGAATGTAATGATGAACGTGTTGGAGAGTCAGTATCAAATGATCATGTAGATGATAGTGAACAAACTCCTGCACTTGAAGATGGCAATAAGAAAAGTGAACTTACTGAACCTCAAATTGTAACTTCCATTGACGAGGACCAATGTCATTCTGCTTTGA GATTTGAGGCCTCACTTTGTGGTCACGAACTTAAGGTGGGTATGGGTTTGGTTGCTGCTGCTGAGGTTTTTGAAGCACATCGGATATCTGCGGAGGAATTTAGAAGTTCAGCATCATCCataattaagaatgaaaatctGGTTTTGAAGTTCCGAGAGAGCTATCTGCGGTGGGAAAAGGCTGCCCCTCTTGTCCTTGGAAAGACTATATTTGGTTTAGACTTACCTGTTGATCCCAAAGATACAATTCCAGTGAGACAGGACGATACAGTAAAGGCTACAGATGAAGTTTCTGGACCAGCTTCGTCTGGACGCAGATGGAGACTTTGGCCTATTCCTTTTAGAAGAGTCAAGACAATTGAGCACACTGATAGTGAATCAAATGAGGATGTATTTGTAGATTCCGAGTCTGATTGGCAAACTTCTACCGTTGAACCTTCTCCAACATCTGCTAGAAATGAGTCTCCTCGCAAGCAATTCGTGAGGACAAATGTTCCATCGAATGAGATGATAGCATCCTTAAATCTCAAGGATGGTCAAAATTTGGTAACCTTCAGTTTCTCTTCCAGGGTTCTTGGAAAACAGCAG GTTGATGCTCATATTTACTTATGGAAGTGGAATGCAAGAATTGTAATTTCAGATGTAGATGGAACTATTACCAA aTCTGACGTTTTGGGGCAGGTCATGCCTTTGGTTGGCAGAGATTGGACACAGTCTGGAGTGGCAAGGCTTTTCTCAGCTATTAAA GAAAACGGATACCAGTTACTGTTTTTGAGTGCCCGTGCTATTGTCCAAGCTTATCTTACCAGGAACTTTTTGGTTAACCTGAAACAG GATGGCAAGAACTTACCCAATGGACCTGTTGTCATTTCTCCTGACGGATTATTTCCCTCTCTTTACCGAGAAG TAATAAGAAGGGCACCTCATGAGTTCAAGATTGCTTGTCTAGAG gatatCAAAAGACTTTTCCCTTCTGATTATAACCCATTCTATGCTGGGTTTGGCAATAGAGACACTGATGAACTTAGTTACAGAAAGATGGGAATCCCGAAGGGCaagatatttattatcaatCCCAAG GGTGAAGTCGCAACAAGTCACCGTATTGATTCAAAATCCTACACATCATTACACACACTCGTCAATGACATGTTCCCTCCCACTTCTCTGGTTGAGCAG GAGGATTTCAACTCATGGAATTATTGGAGAATGCCTTTTCCAGAAGTGGATTAG
- the LOC106757464 gene encoding uncharacterized protein LOC106757464 — MTSVCISQCLNDARDPRVPVRATYVNLYKWPESDAEFVRSVSCNREKDSRVYGHPRVVDSISCRQMYLRSYTFSREEDNDGDKAQICFGVKKKKKKRENNNSKPETGKRKCFVWSKAKEISCSALSRIFRRVLFCSASVDVVHDKY, encoded by the coding sequence atgACCTCAGTTTGCATATCACAGTGCCTCAACGATGCACGTGACCCACGTGTTCCGGTGAGGGCAACGTACGTGAACCTTTACAAGTGGCCGGAATCGGATGCGGAGTTTGTGAGGTCAGTGAGTTGCAACAGAGAAAAGGATTCCCGTGTGTACGGACACCCCAGGGTGGTGGACAGTATCTCCTGCAGGCAGATGTATCTGAGAAGCTACACCTTCTCTAGGGAAGAAGATAACGACGGCGACAAAGCTCAGATATGTTTTggcgtgaagaagaagaagaagaaacgtGAGAACAACAACTCAAAGCCCGAGACTGGGAAAAGAAAGTGCTTCGTTTGGAGTAAGGCTAAGGAGATCTCATGTTCTGCTTTGTCTAGGATTTTCCGAAGGGTCTTGTTCTGCTCCGCCAGTGTAGATGTTGTCCAcgataaatattga